Proteins encoded together in one Cicer arietinum cultivar CDC Frontier isolate Library 1 chromosome 4, Cicar.CDCFrontier_v2.0, whole genome shotgun sequence window:
- the LOC101489182 gene encoding pleiotropic drug resistance protein 2-like has product MEEELEGDYVLRSINSLKMNIGSSSRRSWNSDNVFERKSKREDIDDEEELKWAALERLPTFDRLRKSIVKQVVENGRFCYEEVDISNLGMMDKNKLINGVLRTVEEDNEKFLLRMRERIHRVDIEIPKVEVRYEKLYVEGEAFKGSRGVPTLVNSTMNAIERILGAMKLVPSKRSVIRILQDVSGIVRPARVTLLLGPPGSGKTTLLQALAGKLDKDLRVSGRVTYCGHELSEFVPQRTCAYISQHNLHHGEMTVRETLDFSGRCSGVGTRHDLAVELTRREKQAGIKPDSEIDAFMKATSMEGQETSLITDYVLKILGLEMCADTMVGDEMRRGISGGEKKRLTTGEMLVGPAKVFLMDEISTGLDSSTTFQIIRFLRQLVHIMDVTMIISLLQPAPETFELFDDIILLSKGQIVYQGPRKNVLNFFESVGFKCPERKGVADFLQEVTSRKDQEQYWFTRDNKPYHYISVSEFVAHFNNYSIGQQLCEELGAGYDRAKTHPAALVKKKYGISKQELFKACFAREWLLTKRSAFIYIFKTTQIMIMSLIAMTVFFRTEMKYGQLEDGRKYYGALFFSLINIMFNGMAELAMTIFRLPVFFKQRDLLLFPAWAFALPIWILRIPLSFIESGLWVVLTYYTIGFAPAASRFFRQLLAYFCIHQMSLSLFRFIAALGRTQVVANTLGTFILLLVFLLGGFIIARDDIEPWMIWGYYASPMMYGQNAIAINEFLDKRWSAPNLDPRIPEPTVGKALLKARNMFTEDYWYWICIGALLGFSLLFNICFIVALTFLNPFGDSKSIVLEEENEKKQTTNESYGSKAKSFENIEMEERNSSESAILKAHTTTTTKRGMVLPFRPLSLAFDHVNYYINMPAEIKKQGFEESRLQLLRDVSGAFRPGVLTALVGVTGAGKTTLMDVLAGRKTGGYIEGSISVSGYSKNQATFARISGYCEQNDIHSPNLTVYESIVFSAWLRLGKEVDKETQKMFVEEVMKLVELHTLRNFLVGLPGIDGLSTEQRKRLTIAVELVANPSIIFMDEPTSGLDARAAAIVMRTVRNTADTGRTVVCTIHQPSIDIFESFDELLLMKRGGQIIYSGPLGQQSQKLVKYFEAIQGIPRIIDGFNPATWMLEITSPTVESQLSVDFAELYIKSELYQKNQELIKELSTPLPGTKDLNFATKHSQSFITQCKACFWKQHWSYWRNPQYNAIRFFLSISVGVIFGLIFWKKGDKIHKEQDLMNLAGAMYSAILFLGATNTSSVQPVVAVERTVFYRERAAGMYSALPYAFAQVAIECVYVAIQTFAYTLILYTMMGFPWQTEKFIWFYYFIFMSFVYFTLYGMMTVALTPNHQIAAIVMSFFLVFWNIFSGFVIPKSQIPIWWRWYYWVCPTAWTVYGLVTSQLGDNNTPIEVPGAGTISVKAYLKKQMGYEYDFLGVVAAAHIAFVIVFLFVFAYSIKVLNFQKR; this is encoded by the exons ATGGAGGAAGAGTTAGAAGGAGATTATGTTTTGAGATCAATAAACAGCCTAAAAATGAACATTGGATCTTCAAGTAGGAGGAGTTGGAATAGTGATAATGTGTTTGAGAGGAAAAGCAAGAGGGAAGATATTGATGATGAGGAAGAGCTCAAGTGGGCAGCTCTTGAGAGGCTTCCTACTTTTGATAGGCTAAGAAAAAGCATTGTGAAACAAGTTGTAGAGAATGGGAGATTTTGTTATGAAGAGGTTGATATATCCAATCTTGGTATGATGGATAAAAATAAACTCATCAATGGTGTGCTAAGAACTGTTGAAGAAGACAATGAAAAGTTTCTCCTTAGGATGAGGGAGAGGATTCATag GGTTGATATAGAGATACCAAAGGTTGAAGTGAGATATGAGAagttatatgttgaaggagaAGCATTTAAAGGAAGCAGGGGAGTACCAACACTTGTGAACTCTACCATGAATGCAATAGAG AGAATTCTTGGAGCAATGAAGCTCGTCCCCTCAAAGAGAAGTGTTATCAGAATACTTCAAGATGTTAGTGGAATTGTCAGGCCAGCAAG AGTGACATTGCTATTGGGACCTCCCGGATCAGGAAAAACTACATTGCTGCAGGCACTTGCTGGGAAACTTGACAAAGATTTAAGG GTATCAGGAAGAGTCACTTACTGTGGTCATGAGTTATCAGAATTTGTTCCACAAAGAACATGTGCTTATATTAGTCAACATAATCTTCATCACGGAGAGATGACAGTAAGAGAGACACTGGACTTTTCCGGACGCTGCTCGGGAGTTGGAACAAGGCATGATCTAGCAGTGGAATTGACAAGGAGAGAAAAGCAGGCAGGAATCAAACCTGATTCAGAGATAGATGCTTTCATGAAAGCCACATCAATGGAAGGTCAAGAAACAAGTTTGATCACAGATTATGTTCTTAAG ATTCTTGGATTGGAAATGTGTGCTGATACTATGGTTGGAGATGAGATGAGAAGGGGAATATCTGGTGGAGAAAAAAAGCGGTTAACTACCG GTGAGATGCTTGTAGGACCTGCTAAAGTTTTCTTAATGGATGAAATCTCAACTGGTTTGGATAGTTCAACAACCTTCCAAATAATCAGGTTTTTGAGGCAGCTAGTTCATATCATGGATGTCACAATGATAATCTCACTTTTACAACCTGCACCAGAAACATTTGAACTTTTTGATGACATAATCTTACTTTCAAAAGGTCAAATTGTCTACCAAGGTCCGCGCAAAAATGTTCTCAATTTTTTCGAGAGTGTTGGATTCAAATGTCCAGAAAGGAAAGGAGTTGCAGACTTTTTACAAGAGGTTACTTCCAGAAAGGATCAAGAACAGTACTGGTTCACAAGGGACAATAAACCTTACCATTACATCAGTGTATCTGAGTTTGTAGCTCACTTCAACAATTATAGCATTGGACAACAACTTTGTGAAGAGCTAGGGGCTGGTTACGACCGCGCAAAAACTCATCCTGCTGCATTGGTTAAGAAAAAATATGGAATCTCAAAACAAGAACTCTTCAAGGCATGTTTTGCAAGAGAGTGGCTACTGACGAAGCGAAGTGcttttatatacatatttaagACTACTCAGATTATGAtaatgtctttgattgctatgACAGTGTTTTTTAGAACAGAAATGAAATATGGACAACTTGAAGATGGGAGAAAATATTATGGTGCATTATTCTTCAGTCTCATTAATATAATGTTCAATGGAATGGCTGAACTTGCAATGACTATTTTTAGACTTCCTGTTTTCTTCAAGCAGAGAGATTTGTTGCTTTTTCCTGCTTGGGCTTTTGCACTTCCCATATGGATCCTTAGAATTCCTCTATCTTTCATTGAGTCAGGATTATGGGTTGTTCTTACTTATTATACTATAGGGTTTGCTCCAGCTGCAAGTAG ATTTTTTCGTCAGTTATTAGCATACTTCTGCATTCATCAGATGAGTCTATCTCTGTTCCGATTCATTGCTGCTCTCGGAAGAACACAAGTTGTGGCAAATACACTTGGTACCTTTATACTGCTACTTGTTTTCTTACTTGGTGGCTTCATTATAGCCAGAG ATGACATTGAACCATGGATGATATGGGGCTATTATGCTTCTCCTATGATGTATGGTCAGAATGCTATTGCAATCAATGAGTTCCTTGACAAGAGATGGAGTGCT CCCAATTTGGATCCAAGAATTCCTGAACCTACAGTTGGAAAGGCTCTTCTCAAGGCTAGAAACATGTTTACAGAAGACTATTGGTACTGGATTTGTATTGGTGCTCTCTTAGGCTTTTCACTGCTTTTCAACATTTGTTTTATCGTCGCATTGACATTTTTGAATC CATTTGGAGATTCTAAATCCATTGTgctggaggaggaaaatgagaAAAAGCAAACAACAAATGAGAGTTATGGTTCAAAAGCTAAATCATTTGAAA ACATTGAAATGGAAGAAAGAAACAGCTCAGAGAGTGCAATTCTCAAAGCacacacaacaacaacaaccaagaGGGGGATGGTGTTACCTTTTAGGCCACTGTCACTTGCTTTTGATCACGTGAATTACTACATCAATATGCCAGCC GAAATCAAAAAACAAGGATTCGAAGAGAGCCGGCTCCAATTACTAAGAGATGTAAGTGGTGCTTTCAGGCCTGGAGTACTAACAGCATTAGTAGGTGTAACTGGTGCTGGAAAAACCACATTGATGGATGTTCTTGCTGGAAGAAAAACTGGTGGTTATATTGAGGGAAGCATTAGCGTATCCGGTTATTCAAAGAATCAAGCAACTTTTGCTCGAATCAGTGGATACTGTGAACAAAATGATATCCACTCTCCAAATCTTACAGTCTATGAATCTATTGTTTTTTCAGCTTGGCTACGCCTTGGTAAGGAGGTCGACAAAGAAACACAGAAG ATGTTTGTTGAGGAAGTTATGAAACTTGTTGAGCTACATACATTGAGGAATTTTTTAGTAGGCCTTCCTGGCATAGATGGTTTATCAACAGAACAAAGAAAGAGACTCACCATCGCTGTAGAATTGGTCGCCAATCCTTCAATCATCTTTATGGACGAGCCTACATCAGGCCTTGATGCTAGAGCTGCAGCAATTGTTATGCGTACTGTCAGAAATACAGCGGATACAGGGAGAACAGTGGTCTGCACAATTCACCAACCAAGCATTGATATATTTGAATCTTTTGACGAG CTGCTTTTGATGAAGAGAGGAGGACAAATAATATACAGTGGCCCCCTTGGTCAACAATCTCAGAAGCTTGTTAAGTACTTTGAG GCTATTCAAGGAATTCCTAGAATCATAGATGGATTTAATCCTGCCACATGGATGTTGGAGATCACTTCTCCAACAGTTGAGTCTCAGCTTAGTGTAGACTTTGCAGAATTGTATATTAAGTCAGAATTGTATCA GAAGAATCAAGAGCTTATTAAAGAGCTAAGCACACCATTACCAGGAACAAAAGATCTTAATTTCGCTACTAAACATTCCCAGTCCTTTATTACTCAATGCAAAGCTTGCTTTTGGAAACAGCACTGGTCCTACTGGAGGAATCCACAATATAACGCCATCCGGTTCTTCTTGTCGATATCTGTAGGCGTTATTTTTGGACTCATTTTCTGGAAAAAAGGAGATAAAAT ACACAAGGAACAAGATCTTATGAATTTAGCAGGGGCTATGTATTCAGCTATTTTATTTCTCGGAGCCACCAACACTTCCTCAGTTCAACCTGTAGTAGCAGTAGAAAGAACAGTCTTCTACCGTGAAAGAGCAGCTGGAATGTACTCAGCTCTTCCTTATGCATTTGCTCAG GTAGCAATAGAATGTGTATATGTTGCAATCCAAACATTTGCATATACCCTTATCCTTTACACAATGATGGGGTTCCCTTGGCAAACTGAAAAGTTTATCTGGTTCTACTACTTCATATTCATGTCCTTTGTCTACTTCACACTTTATGGAATGATGACTGTGGCTCTAACACCAAACCATCAAATTGCTGCAATTGTTATGTCCTTCTTTCTAGTGTTCTGGAACATATTCTCAGGTTTCGTTATCCCCAAATCG CAAATTCCTATATGGTGGAGATGGTACTATTGGGTGTGCCCAACTGCTTGGACCGTATACGGTCTAGTGACATCACAGTTGGGTGACAACAATACTCCAATTGAGGTACCTGGAGCTGGAACAATATCTGTAAAAGCATACCTCAAGAAACAGATGGGCTATGAATATGACTTCCTTGGAGTTGTTGCTGCGGCTCACATTGCTTTTGTTATAgtgtttctttttgtatttgCTTACAGCATTAAAGTCCTTAATTTCCAGAAgagataa
- the LOC101489512 gene encoding uncharacterized protein yields the protein MPSVPIKQTMSLFGVVKGVDTARVLRSGRRLLPDSGKKKMRRCIGGVERKTNDDVSSDGNDNIVIRKTLKQRNQKVRCLSKPDGRDRFFGKVYSRKRKRIDENDSGKKFRIKMLQNRCVIAVVVKPSCLFSCFLFVVLRCVIRFGLRLEDLSAFLLSEPICSAYASRAIQFLQGSVTAKVGICQFFGVKWFMPLFCVDFSAIPLCFKYLHSTVLLRYMLRSHFIVYNLVNVPSDIKEEIDLPDFQIELQNSCNTYKIEASEIGTVNVTPEVIQIDNNLSLQASDKCSELVGRNGQCLNMNSKRIQTRKTSVKKRKAPNTGVASDSKRGRKKSSSGASSSYCPANILVAEPDRCYRVEGAIVTSEEMPDSKEWHITVKKDGLTRCTIKAEKIMRPCSSNRYTRVRMISLENGWKLEFSNNQEWIAFKNLYKECSEREIPIRVSKVIPVPVVYDVTDYADNNIVPFNRPHSYISTNGDEFYRAMTRKTANYDMDSEDEEWLNKFNNEFQEHVSQDDFESIVDALEKAYYYNPNDCYDEKYVTNWCQNLVSKKVVEAAHSYWMRKRKHKHWSLLRIFKSYKVNVHSLVPKPSLRKKRSFKRHPSQISRGRLPSVLQDEKGGLEEDKNVMVKIEAAKAAAKESKEVAIQKRKRAQFLAQNADLAIYKATMLVRITETTQAGGSIDALAEYFLD from the exons ATGCCATCTGTTCCGATAAAGCAAACGATGAGTTTGTTTGGAGTGGTGAAAGGCGTCGACACCGCACGCGTTTTGCGGTCGGGGCGGCGGTTATTGCCGGATTCCGGCAAGAAAAAAATGAGGAGATGCATCGGTGGAGTAGAGAGAAAAACGAATGATGATGTCAGCAGCGACGGTAATGACaatattgttattaggaagacgtTGAAGCAGAGGAATCAAAAGGTTCGATGTTTGAGCAAACCGGATGGGCGTGATAGATTTTTTGGGAAAGTATATAGCAGAAAGAGGAAGAGAATTGATGAGAATGACAGTGGTAAAAAATTTAGGATAAAAATGTTGCAGAATCGGTGTGTGATTGCGGTTGTTGTGAAGCCTTCTTGTTTGTTCTCGTGTTTCTTGTTTGTGGTTTTGAGATGCGTAATAAGGTTCGGACTCAGACTTGAGGATCTCTCTGCTTTTCTTCTATCGGAGCCTATTTGTTCTGCTTATGCATCAAGAGCGATACAGTTCTTACAG GGTTCTGTTACTGCTAAGGTTGGAATTTGTCAGTTTTTTGGTGTCAAATGGTTCATGCCATTGTTCTGTGTGGATTTTTCTGCTATTCCTCTCTGTTTCAAGTATCTGCATTCTACTGTGCTCTTAAGATATATGTTAAGGTCACATTTTATTGTATATAATTTGGTAAACGTTCCTAGTGATATCAAGGAGGAAATTGATCTCCCAGATTTTCAGATTGAACTGCAGAATTCATGCAATACCTACAAGATAGAAGCTTCTGAGATTGGAACCGTGAATGTCACCCCTGAAGTTATTCAAATTGATAACAATTTATCTTTACAAGCATCTGATAAGTGTTCTGAATTAGTTGGTCGAAACGGACAGTGTTTAAACATGAACTCTAAACGCATTCAGACGAGGAAAACTTCAGTCAAGAAAAGGAAAGCTCCAAACACTGGTGTCGCCTCTGATTCAAAGCGTGGACGGAAGAAAAGTAGTTCTGGTGCAAGTTCATCTTATTGTCCTGCAAATATATTAGTTGCCGAGCCCGACAGATGTTACCGGGTAGAAGGAGCAATTGTCACTTCTGAAGAAATGCCTGACTCAAAAGAATGGCATATCACAGTAAAAAAAGATGGATTGACTAGATGCACTATCAAGGCTGAAAAGATAATGAGACCCTGCTCTTCCAATCGGTACACTCGAGTTCGAATGATTTCATTAGAAAATGGTTGGAAATTAGAGTTTTCTAATAACCAGGAATGGATTGCCTTTAAGAATCTTTATAAGGAGTGTTCTGAACGTGAAATTCCAATCCGTGTTTCGAAAGTTATCCCGGTACCAGTTGTCTATGATGTCACTGACTATGCAGACAATAACATTGTTCCCTTCAACAGACCACATTCTTATATATCGACAAACGGTGATGAGTTTTACAGAGCCATGACAAGGAAAACTGCGAATTACGACATGGATTCTGAAGATGAAGAATGGCTGAACAAGTTCAATAATGAGTTTCAAGAACATGTTTCACAGGATGATTTTGAGTCAATTGTTGATGCTTTGGAGAAGGCTTATTACTATAATCCAAATGATTGTtatgatgaaaaatatgtaACTAATTGGTGTCAGAATCTTGTTagcaagaaagttgtagaagcTGCACATAGTTATTGGATGAGAAAACGGAAACACAAGCATTGGTCGCTGCTTAGGATTTTCAAG AGTTACAAAGTAAATGTACATTCACTTGTTCCCAAGCCTTCGTTGCGAAAGAAGAGGTCGTTCAAGAGACACCCCAGTCAAATAAGCAGAGGCAGACTTCCAAGTGTTTTGCAAG ATGAAAAAGGTGGTTTGGAGGAGGATAAGAATGTGATGGTTAAGATTGAAGCAGCGAAAGCGGCTGCAAAAGAATCGAAGGAAGTTGCAATACAAAAACGCAAAAGGGCTCAGTTTCTTGCACAAAATGCAGATTTAGCAATCTACAAAGCCACAATGTTAGTTAGGATAACTGAAACAACTCAAGCTGGAGGATCAATAGATGCCTTGGCAGAATACTTTCTTGATTGA